The Zea mays cultivar B73 chromosome 7, Zm-B73-REFERENCE-NAM-5.0, whole genome shotgun sequence DNA segment TTTTGGTTATGGGCCTTTGAACCTTTGGTATTCTCATTTTTCGAATATAAACTTTTGTTTGTTTATGTCAACTTGAAACATATCTGGCTGCCTTGTTTATGATGCTGTAATTTTTTTTGTTCCAGACAGCTGATAAGATCAAAGTTTTGTGTCCACAATGGGCCTGGTGCATTGACATATCAGAAGCTGCATTTGAAGCTAACAATAGCAAATTAGCTCTTTTTGCTCTGGAATTTCTTGCAAGATGGATTGTTCGTGGTGAGAATGTTAAACCTCCTGTTCAGCTGTCAGTTAATGAAGGTCTTGTAATATCAGCTCTGAGTGCTGCTGGCAGAACTTTTAGTACTGACCTCTTGAATGCTGCTTGGTCGCTACTACGGAAGTCCCTGCGCCAGAAAAGGGCACCCACCCCAGAGACATATCTTGCCAAGATCTATGCTCATTCATCAATTGGCCAGCTTCAAAGGGCTTTTGGTACATTGCATGAATTTGAAAATGCCTATGGGAACTCCAAGGACGTTGATTTAGAGCTCTTCTCACCATTTACGTCCTTGCATCCTCTTGTTGTTGCTTGCTGCAAAGATGGCTTTAGCACATTGGATTTGGTACATTCACATATCACATGTTATACATGATCCATTAAGTTGGTCATTTGTACTTTTATTTTGCAAAAGTACTCCCTATGTTCCAAATTGTAAGTCATTCTGACTTTTATAGATACATAGCTTTTGCTATGCACCTAGATATACAATATGTCTAGATACGCAATAAATGCTATGGAAATAGAAAATCAAAAACAACTTACAATTTGGAATGGAGGGGGTACGATGGAATACCCTAATCACATAAATTCCTCTCCGCAGGTGTATGTTCAGTTGGAGAATCTGAGTCATGCAGATCCACCTTACAAATCTGTTGCGGCTCTCAACTGTGTTATATTAGGGTGTGCAAACATTTGGGACATTAATCGAGCTTATGAAACTTTTGTGGCTATTAAGGAAAAATTTGAACTCAGTCCTGACATCCATTCATACAATGCCCTTCTGTGTGCATTTGGGAAGTTGAAACAGGTATTGCTATTTGTGTAATAAAATCTATGGCCTCTTTTTAACTTGATCTGCAACAATTGCAATTCCTTCAAATCCGTTTTCCCTTCTGTATTGCAGACAGGAGAAGCATGTAATGTGTTCCAGCATGTATTAACTCTTGGTGTTAAGCCAAATGCAACAACATACTCCCGGCTTGTCGATGCCCATCTTGCAAACAAAGATCCAAAAGCTGCTCTTGCCATAATTGATGAGATGGTTAGTCCAAACTACAATTTAAAATGCATTTTTCACATGGAAACTTTTTCTCTAATTATGTTAGGTTCAGGTTGATGCTGGCTTCACTCCTTCCAAGGATACCCTCAGGAAGGTTCGAAGACGGTGCTCTCGTGAGTCAGACTTTGACAGTGACGAGAAAGTCCAATCCCTGGCTAAGCAGTTCAACTACCGAATGGGTGGTGAGAATCGAAGAGAGATGCTTTATAGCATAGAATACAATCCTGTGTACTGAAGCGGTGAGTACTGGTCCACCTATTGGATTTTGCCTCATGTAGTGGTTCTATTTTCCCCCTGACAATTAATGTTGCATCTTGCTAGTTATTCTTTCCTGGCTGTTTCTCCTGACTTTATATGACGCtgttttttttttcatttttatAGGCAGTTTCTACTGAGTTTGCTGGTCGTTGGGAGAGCACGGACATTGTAGCTTGTAAATTACTTGAACGCACCAGGATTCTTAAGCAATATTCAGTTTCTCAATCATTATTTTTGCTCGCAGGGTTGATGTTAGGACTTGCTAATAAGCTGCATACTATTTGTTTGCTTGAGAATCCGAAAATGTCAGTTCTTTTTCATAAATTGTAGCATCTGCGTGGCCCCACTTCTTACGTGACTCCTAGGTGTTTTCGGCTTTGTTTACACTTGTAACTAACGAAGAAGTCCTGGGATGACTGGGTCGCAGCTTCTTCAAAAGATGCTATTCTTATTATGGAAATTTAATGGAGACTGACAATTTAAAGTCACCTCAGATCCTTTTTTTTGCTACTTCTGTTTCATGTCATAAATACACTTATTTTAGAACAGGGAAAAAAATTCAGATGGCTTTAGTTTTGTCTCAATATTTGTATCCGTTCTTGTTTTGGGCTTCATGCTAAGGCCTAGTTGCTTTTGCTGTCTTTCCGATTGCCTTGAAAATATTATGTAAAAACTCTCTAGAAAAGCATACTTAATTTTTTAAGAATTAAAACGATGCATATTCATAGTGAACCTGTAAATGCACTTGCGCATGAAAGTTGGATGaaaggttgttttgtaaaacctcATGCAGAAAATAGCAAATTATAGGTGCAGATAGAATTTATCGTTTTTTACTTTTTTTTAAGTTGAGCTCGCATTTTGTAGGAATTGTAGCgaataagagcatctccaaaagaGGCTCTAAATATGGTTCTATTTTAAGGGGATGTTTGGTtttatagggactaatttttaatcTTTCTTTTTATTCGATTTTATTATCTAAATTGctaaatacggaaactaaaatagagttttcgtTTCTATATTCGGCAATCTAGGGACTAAAATAGAACAAAATGGAggactaaaaattataaactaaaCACCACTTAAATATAGGGCTTAAAACCATAAAACACCCTCTAACAAGTCAACAACAACCTTATTTTATAAAATTCTATTAAATGATTATATGACTCGGTTTCTTGGGTTTTAAATATAGTAGGACCATGTATTGGAGCTCTATCCTCATTTTCACTTAATCTCCAATCATTTATTTTCGAATAACATGATTTTTAAATAGCATTATTTAAGGTCTAACTGTTGGAGTAAACATTTTTTTTAAAACTCTAAATGTTTTAAATACGGTCTTATTTTAAATTTTAAGACTTTATTTTAGGGTTTGTTGTTGTAGATGCtctaagagcaactccagtagttctctaaaagactttctaaatcaataatttaggtatttaacatgaaaactattctccaacagttctctaaatgaactttctaaatttaacaacttgtcatctaacctcaatttctctctacatttggcaaccatttaacaactccctaaacaaaaacGTTGACTGTATTatatagtttttgtgacttattttttatgtggataaatacaaaacaaaattacaaaATTAGCTCTAACTTGAAATCTATTTCCCAAACTATAGCCTATAATATTTGTTGAAAAAACTATGCAATAAATAAATTATATATGTGTAACGATAATTTTAACTAGTcgttatttttcttgaaaagagtTATGCAACATAGTTAAATCTTTCAACTGGCATAAAACTAAGCTAAGCTAAGAAGGTAAAAGCAAACAATCAAAGTATGCGATATAAATGTGATGAGATACAAACTTTCATTGATGAATAAATGTACAAGCCTTTTCTTCCTACTCGTTAGAACCCCTCGCATGGATGTCCGTGAGAGGCCCAAGGTGGACAATTTTTCATAATTAGTGGCATTGTGCAATTTTTTTAAAGTTGACTATCTTAATCTCTACTCCTATAAACCATTGGTTTCTCTGGTTTTCACCATCGTCCCTTTTAAAAAGTTCTTTTACTTCTTTCAGATTTATCCTACGGTCCAACTTATCCTGTTACACACAATGGAAGAGTCTTTATCTCCTCTCGATCGTTGCCTATAAAAGAAGGACATCACCCCGAACAGAGAGGGCATATGCGAGGAAGGTAGCAACCCTAGCCACCATGGAGTACACTTTTTTTTGACAAAGAAAGCCAGAGGGCATACAGGAGGAAGGGAGCAGCCCCATCCACCATGGAACGCACTTTTTAGCAGAGAGCCAAAGAAAGGTGAAGGGAAGAGAATCCATTAGCCATGAAGGCGATGGATCTGTCAAAGCTGGTGAAGGAGAAGCGCTTTTTGGTGGCCTCCTTGTTGTATGGGGAGCAGCGCTGCAGGTAGGTGCAGGGTTGAGGTTTTCCTCATGCTTGTCATTAACTAGATCCAGAGGCTTCTATTCCCCTCTGTCTCCCTTTCCGAATCCAAATGAATTCCTTGGTGTATCAGGGCCACATGATGTGGATGTAGCACCAGGGTGCCTTCGAGCATAAGTTTggcctctgaaagggaaatagggtcaaacctttttctaaatgattttggtggttgaaatgcccaacacaaataattggactaactagtttactctagattatatattctacaggtgccaaaggttcaacacaaaccaataaaaagattcaagttaggttcaaaacaaaggagcaaaagaaaccgaagacaaccctggtctggcgcaccggactgtccggtgtgccatcgaacagtgtccggtgcaccagggaccgtacaagctgaactcttcaccttcgggtttctcagacgctgctccgctataattcatcggactgtccggtgtgccacatgactgtccggtgtgccagcggagcaacgactccagcgcaacggtccactccaacggacacctgcaaaagcgctacagtgcgcggacagttcgcgcagtgtCAAAGCAACGCTagaaggcgcactggacagtgaacagtgactgtccggtgccccaagatgtcagagctccaacggtcgaaaccgtcagaaccctaacggttgggtgacgtggctggcgcaccggacagtgtctggtgcgcccatcgacaggcagctgtaatactcaaagttgtatacCAAGTGTAATAGAGAGTTATCCGCAAttctatgtgcctcatttgcatcataaaaagagcatacttaAAATTTAAGGGATTTATCAAAACAAATGATTCTGaaataaaataaagtgcatcatgttggaattttgtttgtgcatttaatacaaTTGCAATAAAATAAATGAAAATATAATATTGATAATGAGGTGGAGAATTAAACGAAAtgggaagaaaagagaagaaaaggagAGTATATAATACAAAGAGAAACTATATTTTCAGAATTGATACTACTTAATTTTACAAAATGATTAAGAATAAATTTATCAcatgtttgaattcaaattcgaaaTTCAAATTTAACTTGGAAATGGAGAAAGGAAAatgtgaaagaaaaataaaaaaaagagaagTACCCAAACTGGGCCTCTGTACCCCATTCTGGCCCACCAAGAGAAGCATACCGCGCACCACCCAGAACCTGGCGCCGACACCTAGGGCCCACTGGCCAGCCCTCCCTCTCGCGCTGCTCAACCCTTCACTGAGTCGCGGGACCCGCTTGTCATCCCCGACTTCTTCGCGCACGGTTGGCGTAACTGCCGCCGAGCTTCTCGGCATGGCGTGACCGTGCGGACCTGCTCGGACCCGTGAAAAGCGCCGCTGACCGAAACAATCCGGGGGTTAAAACCCCAATCGACCTTCGCCCGTCCTCCGCACCTCATCCCTGCCCAGAAacgcgccgccgccaccaccagtaTCGCGTTCGCAGAGAGGGAGAGATCCGCCACCGTTGACCCAGCTCTGTATCGCCGCCGGGCAGCCCGTGGGTGGCCGGTTGTGTTCGCCGGACCACGGGGAAACCATACGCGCGCTCAGACCGTGGAGATAGGCATCTGCTCGGCGTGAATTGCTCGCCGGACTTCACATCCGCCGCGAAACCGCAAGACGCCGTGGTCGGGAGGATTCGCCCTTCGATTGTCGGTATGAAACCCCCTCCAAGGCTCGCTATCATCCGTATTATGTGTAGTGCACTTAGATTTAGTCCTAGGACACCGGTGCGGGCGTAGATTCTTCACCGGCGGATCTCCGCCGCGTGTGGGACGCGCCGCCGTGCTCTGGCGGGGCAGGGAGGTGGAAGACGGCCGTGGAGCGTCCATCCGGTGATCTACGGCTGAGATTAAAACCTGCGTAATGTTTCGCGTTGGGTCGATCTAGAGCGTTGATCAGCGATCGGATGACTCCGGGTATGGATGTGATCTCCACCCTTGGATCAACATCTGGTGGTCCTCGTAGTGTACCGGTTTAATAAATGTAGATCTAATCTAGGCCGTAGGTGTGAGATCGTGCGGCTGCGATCagcagataccccttcggcctggatATTTTTCTAAAGAACCCTCGGACTTTagtgaaatcaacccgccgtcctagaTCACTGTGCGCTGTGTCTTAGGAGTTTTACTCCGTAGCCCCTGCGTTTTCCATTTATTGAGGCCCAGTCTAGAGATCGTTTAAATCGAATAAatgaatagaaaatggattttttaacatgaaaataattactagaacttgtttaattcatagaaaattcgttttaactccaaattgagtcattccagttgcagtaattgtgtattaatattgtttatcatttagtaccactgtttggacataaaagccatattaaaattgatatcctaattaatcttgtacaaagcacCTAGAATcgttggaaatccataacttaaaatctacaactctaaaattaataattctttttcctgtgatcttattttaatatgtagattattaatatgtattttgcatatatgtttgttgtgatgttaaattttcctataccatgtttgtttgtattgctacgattagcagcGATGTTACGAAtcttgaagatcatcctggtacctggaacctcaagtcccaggcaagttgtgcccttgtccactttttccccaataatgttcttattaatcatttaccatgcataggtttaattttgatgggacccaataggtcaccctagtttgtttatcctgaataccttgtttacccctgaatcacttgggtagttatgctactgctttatatggttttgggttaatatttcagtatatctatgttccaattatgttgttattttatttatgttcatgacaagatcattaaatgttaattggaacatagagcttaact contains these protein-coding regions:
- the LOC103633393 gene encoding pentatricopeptide repeat-containing protein, mitochondrial-like (The RefSeq protein has 1 substitution compared to this genomic sequence), with product MAAAAAATSLLIRHNRNPHLLLLRAAISSSRALSQQPELSPDPTTGAPDPAGAAPLPPNPSTGSPLYSQNWRNPAAANPPSSLLPTVAAGSSFGAQHRMAAFYDKPDAAGLKETFAKYMAEQRWEDMKLLFDHWVRSLDAATGKPNHPDVDLFNHYLRANLMTGAVPHEMLDLADHMREFELEPNSASYNLVLKSMVADKESYGAEKLIERMLQTGTVPDEESYNLVVGLLIRQNLVDSSLKYLDLMLKSGYTPSLTVFTDYIQACVRSGRLDTLTSIIQKCKTADKIKVLCPQWAWCIDISEAAFEANNSKLALFALEFLARWIVRGENVKPPVQLSVNEGLVISALSAAGRTFSTDLLNAAWSLLRKSLRQKRAPTPETYLAKIYAHSSIGQLQRAFGTLHEFENAYGNSKDVDLELFSPFTSLHPLVVACCKDGFSTLDLVYVQLENLSHADPPYKSVAALNCVILGCANIWDINRAYETFVAIKEKFELSPDIHSYNALLCAFGKLKQTGEACNVFQHVLTLGVKPNATTYSLLVDAHLANKDPKAALAIIDEMVDAGFTPSKDTLRKVRRRCSRESDFDSDEKVQSLAKQFNYRMGGENRREMLYSIEYNPVY